In a single window of the Romeriopsis navalis LEGE 11480 genome:
- a CDS encoding metal ABC transporter substrate-binding protein, whose product MNDKRWNTLATIIIGLVLGSCRQTAPSNTNQSSPTTVLTTFSIIADMAQNVAGDKAAVQSLLKPGAEIHSYEPTPSDLVRGQKAKLIFDNGLNLELWADRFYSSLPKVKRVTLSEGIKPVAIGADGNDGAGAYTGKPNPHAWMSPKNAQRYVANIQQALSDLDPANTATYKANAESYNRQIAALDQRLKQTIAKIPVNKRYLVTCEGAFSYLARDYGLKEAYLWPVNAEQQGTPQQVKRVIRTIQRQNIPAVFCESTVSDKPQRQVAKESGARFAGTLYVDSLSTVDGPASTYLKLLEHNVNTIIAGLAPKS is encoded by the coding sequence ATGAACGACAAACGCTGGAATACTCTAGCTACAATCATCATCGGATTAGTGCTTGGGTCTTGTCGCCAAACCGCTCCGTCCAACACCAACCAGTCTTCTCCGACAACTGTCCTCACCACCTTTTCAATCATTGCGGATATGGCACAGAACGTCGCTGGGGATAAAGCGGCGGTGCAATCCCTCCTGAAACCAGGAGCCGAGATTCATAGCTACGAGCCCACACCCAGCGATTTAGTCCGAGGCCAAAAAGCCAAACTAATTTTCGATAATGGCTTGAACCTAGAACTCTGGGCCGATCGGTTCTATAGCAGCTTACCCAAAGTCAAACGCGTGACCTTGTCAGAAGGAATCAAGCCCGTTGCGATCGGGGCCGATGGCAATGATGGAGCTGGCGCCTATACGGGTAAACCCAATCCCCATGCCTGGATGTCTCCGAAAAATGCCCAGCGCTATGTCGCAAATATTCAACAAGCATTAAGCGACCTTGACCCCGCCAATACCGCGACCTATAAGGCCAATGCGGAAAGCTACAACCGCCAAATTGCCGCCCTGGATCAGCGCCTGAAGCAAACGATCGCGAAAATTCCAGTCAATAAACGCTACCTCGTCACCTGTGAAGGCGCATTTTCTTACCTGGCCCGCGACTACGGTCTCAAAGAAGCCTATCTTTGGCCCGTCAATGCCGAGCAACAAGGCACGCCCCAGCAAGTTAAACGCGTCATTCGCACCATTCAACGGCAAAACATTCCGGCCGTGTTCTGCGAAAGCACGGTCAGTGATAAACCCCAACGCCAAGTGGCGAAGGAAAGCGGGGCAAGATTTGCCGGTACGCTCTATGTCGATTCCCTCTCCACCGTGGATGGACCCGCCTCAACCTACTTAAAACTCTTGGAGCACAACGTGAACACCATCATTGCTGGTCTGGCCCCGAAATCCTAA
- a CDS encoding sensor histidine kinase: MPNALKLLIIDDCPEDREIYREYLSDDPHHSYQFLEAPEAEIGLSLLLKEHCDVVLLDFHLPDMTGIDFLGALHQQMQQASIPIIMLTGQGDENIAVQAMKEGVQDYLVKQYLQPKVLQMAVRNVVRQAALQTLLQKNQDRQRLIATTALRIRHSLTLEHVLNTAVAEIQQLLACDRVAIYQCENGKPQQILAELGHINHIAPTITALVKTWETQTNQVEPRSHPTLITTEQAIAVPLSLPAQNQQFTTWGYLIAQQSSNRQWHADEESLLSELSIQLTTAIQQSELLNQTQAALQKAEEVNTFKSQIIATVAHEYRSPLAAILAAAATLNQHSQNLSPARQQRFLAIIQNKARHMAQLVDDMLLAHQCELDKAKFEPSPMNILQFIADLVDQQREAIQDSHTISLKIIGNTHGFWGDQGLLRMALNNLFANAIKYSPNGGEIAIELLGQTDTITIQITDQGIGIPSTDQAVLFESFSRGSNVEMIPGSGMGLAIARACIELHSGQIKLDSQEGTGTRLSVQLPKQPPSNSHIYYE, translated from the coding sequence ATGCCAAATGCATTAAAACTACTCATTATTGATGATTGTCCTGAGGACCGAGAGATATACCGGGAATATCTCTCCGATGATCCGCATCATTCCTATCAGTTTCTCGAAGCCCCTGAAGCGGAGATTGGTCTATCGCTGCTGCTCAAAGAACATTGCGATGTAGTTTTGCTTGACTTCCATCTACCGGATATGACGGGCATTGATTTTTTAGGCGCATTGCATCAACAGATGCAGCAAGCATCCATCCCTATCATCATGCTGACCGGCCAAGGGGATGAAAATATTGCGGTTCAAGCCATGAAAGAAGGGGTGCAAGATTATCTCGTCAAGCAATATCTCCAGCCAAAAGTCTTACAAATGGCCGTACGGAATGTCGTCCGGCAAGCGGCATTACAAACCTTACTGCAAAAAAATCAAGATCGGCAGCGCTTAATTGCCACTACCGCCTTAAGAATCCGCCATTCCCTCACGTTGGAACATGTACTCAATACAGCGGTCGCGGAAATCCAACAATTGCTCGCATGCGATCGCGTGGCAATCTACCAGTGTGAAAATGGCAAACCCCAGCAAATCCTCGCAGAGCTCGGTCATATCAACCATATTGCCCCCACAATTACAGCACTCGTTAAAACCTGGGAAACCCAAACCAATCAAGTTGAACCACGATCGCATCCCACCTTGATTACGACAGAGCAGGCCATCGCTGTCCCCCTGAGCCTGCCAGCTCAAAATCAGCAATTCACCACTTGGGGATACCTAATTGCCCAGCAATCCAGCAATCGGCAATGGCATGCCGATGAAGAATCACTACTGAGTGAACTATCAATTCAACTAACTACCGCGATCCAGCAATCCGAACTGCTCAACCAAACTCAAGCCGCACTCCAAAAAGCCGAAGAAGTAAACACCTTCAAATCCCAAATCATTGCCACGGTTGCCCATGAATATCGCTCGCCGCTCGCCGCAATTCTCGCAGCAGCAGCAACCCTCAATCAACACAGTCAGAATCTGTCCCCAGCACGACAGCAGCGATTTCTCGCGATTATCCAAAATAAAGCAAGACACATGGCCCAACTGGTGGATGATATGTTGCTGGCCCACCAATGTGAACTGGATAAGGCAAAATTTGAGCCCTCTCCAATGAATATTCTGCAATTCATCGCCGATCTAGTTGATCAACAACGTGAAGCGATCCAGGATAGTCACACAATCAGCCTCAAAATCATCGGCAATACCCACGGATTTTGGGGCGATCAAGGCTTACTTCGCATGGCACTGAATAACCTCTTTGCCAATGCGATCAAATACTCACCCAATGGCGGCGAAATCGCGATCGAACTACTGGGCCAAACCGATACCATAACGATTCAGATTACGGATCAAGGCATTGGCATTCCATCCACTGATCAAGCGGTTCTCTTTGAATCCTTTAGCCGGGGTAGCAATGTCGAGATGATTCCCGGTAGTGGCATGGGTTTAGCGATCGCCCGCGCCTGCATCGAACTCCACAGCGGCCAGATCAAGCTCGATAGCCAAGAAGGAACAGGCACACGGCTCAGCGTCCAGCTCCCCAAACAGCCCCCCTCAAATAGCCATATTTATTACGAATAA